GGTCCGCCTGAGCAGAGCCCAAGCGGAGCTGCTTGGACTGAGAGGTGCACAACCCGGGCTCCAGATCGAACGGATCGCCTATTCGCTCGGTGGACGGGTTGTCGAGTATGCGCGTGATATCTTTCGAGGAGATCGTACGAAGGTCACACTCTGGAGTGGCTTGGACTCCAACCTCTAAGCAAGTGACTGGCTCATCCAGAACTGGCTCTCTAGAGACTGGCTCTCTAGAGAGGAGTGACGTAGGCTGCATGGACTCCACCATCCACAATAAAGGCCGTAGCGGTGATAAAGGATGCCTCGTCTGAGGCGAGGAAACAGACGGCGTTGGCGATCTCCTCGGGTTCGGCGAAGCGACCTGTGGGAACGTGAATGAGACGACGAGCGGCGCGCTCTGGGTCTTTGGCAAAGAGTTCCTGGAGCAACGGTGTATTCACCGGTCCAGGACACAGCGAATTGACTCTGACTCCACTGCGAGCAAACTGTACACCCAGTTCTCTCGACATCGTGAGAACTCCACCCTTTGAGGCGGTATAGGAGATCTGGGAGGTCGCCGCACCGACAAGGGCCACGAAGGAGGCAGTGTTGATAACCGATCCTCCTCCATGCGCAAGCAGGGTCTCGATGCCATACTTCGAGCACAGGTAGACACTGGTGAGATTGACGTCCTGGACACGACGCCACGCTTGCAGATCCGTCTCAAGGATCGAGTCGTCCTCAGGAGGCGAGATCCCGGCGTTGTTAAAACATACATCCAACGTGCCAAAATGGGCGACCGTTGTCTCGTACATCGCCTTCACCTCCTCCTCAGAGGTAACGTCGGCGCGAATGAAGAGACCGCCGATCTCCGACGCGATCGCGGCGCCCTTTTCCTCATCCAAGTCAACCACCACGACTTTGGCACCCTCAACAGCAAACTTTCGAGCGCTCGCCGCTCCAATTCCACTCGCCGCTCCGGTGATCACCGCGACCTTGTTCTCCAAACGTAACATTCTCTCCCTATCCCCTCTCTTCCTCGATAGCTATGAAGACATTTTTTAGCTCAGTGAAGGCATCCAGTGCATCTGGACCGAGCTCCCTTCCGATCCCTGATCCCTTAAACCCACCAAAGGGCGTCGAGTACCGTACTGACGAATTGGAGTTCACGGAGAGGTTCCCGCTGTCGAGCTGGCGAACGACCCGAAACGCCCTTGACAGATCTCTCGTCCAGACGGATCCGGAGAGTCCATAGATCGAGTCGTTCGCGATTTGGAGCGCCTCAGCCTCACTGTCGAAGGGGACGATGGAGACGACCGGTCCAAAGATCTCCTCGCGACAAGAGGGTGCGGTGGTGTCAGCTCCCGAGAGAACGGTTGGAGCAAAGTAATAACCCTTCGCAGGGACGTTCGGCATCTGGTAAATAACCTCAGCATCGGCGACATACCCCTGCACGCGGGCGAGTTGCTCCGCCGAGATCAGCGGCCCCATCTGTGTGCGATCATCGAGCGGATCACCAACGACGATCGACGCGGTCGCCTCAAGAAAGATGGGCAGAAAATCGTCATAGA
This genomic window from Ferrimicrobium sp. contains:
- a CDS encoding 3-oxoacyl-ACP reductase, translated to MLRLENKVAVITGAASGIGAASARKFAVEGAKVVVVDLDEEKGAAIASEIGGLFIRADVTSEEEVKAMYETTVAHFGTLDVCFNNAGISPPEDDSILETDLQAWRRVQDVNLTSVYLCSKYGIETLLAHGGGSVINTASFVALVGAATSQISYTASKGGVLTMSRELGVQFARSGVRVNSLCPGPVNTPLLQELFAKDPERAARRLIHVPTGRFAEPEEIANAVCFLASDEASFITATAFIVDGGVHAAYVTPL